A genomic stretch from Telmatocola sphagniphila includes:
- a CDS encoding nucleotidyl transferase AbiEii/AbiGii toxin family protein: MDDVARLSIADRSDLFRESARSRGLTAAIIEKDFWVCWTLKRIFSLPELPSGLLFKGGTSLSKVFGIIDRFSEDVDLSFDRSGLGFAGDNDPQRASSGKKRKQGLKALEETCQRVIRNQLLPRLHESFRNALGESWDSSWNLQLAADDQDGQTLLFHYPTTSQDGQTDALAYIRSSVRLEIGARSENWPARDATIVPYVSQDFPSILKEPGCRVDVLAAERTFWEKITLLHMWHHAPARKKFRDRQSRHYFDVVRLHEHEIGKAAIKDIELFLKVAKHKEIFFPAAWARYAEARPGSLCLVPPKTRLPELERDYRLMSEMIFGEKPTFDELLAKLRGIEAQINEKAGG; encoded by the coding sequence ATGGATGACGTCGCCCGACTTTCGATAGCTGATCGAAGTGATCTGTTCAGGGAATCTGCACGATCTCGTGGTCTGACCGCGGCGATCATTGAAAAAGATTTCTGGGTGTGCTGGACACTTAAAAGAATTTTCAGCCTGCCGGAGCTTCCATCCGGATTGCTTTTCAAAGGCGGTACTTCCCTGTCCAAAGTATTTGGTATCATTGATCGTTTTTCTGAAGATGTAGATTTGTCTTTCGATAGATCGGGGCTGGGATTTGCGGGTGACAACGATCCTCAAAGAGCGTCTTCCGGAAAGAAACGAAAACAGGGTCTAAAGGCGTTGGAAGAAACCTGCCAGCGGGTGATCCGGAACCAACTCTTGCCCAGACTCCACGAATCGTTCAGAAATGCCTTGGGCGAATCCTGGGATTCCTCCTGGAATCTTCAGTTGGCTGCGGATGACCAGGATGGTCAGACTTTGTTGTTCCACTACCCGACAACCAGCCAGGATGGGCAAACCGATGCTCTGGCGTATATCCGTTCTTCAGTTCGACTGGAGATAGGGGCAAGATCGGAGAACTGGCCTGCACGGGATGCCACAATCGTGCCTTATGTATCCCAGGATTTTCCCTCGATCCTCAAAGAGCCTGGATGTCGGGTTGATGTTCTGGCGGCCGAGCGAACATTCTGGGAAAAAATCACATTGCTGCACATGTGGCATCACGCTCCCGCGCGTAAAAAATTCCGGGATCGACAGTCGCGACATTATTTCGACGTCGTTCGGCTTCACGAACACGAGATTGGAAAAGCGGCAATCAAGGATATTGAGCTGTTCTTGAAGGTGGCTAAACACAAGGAGATCTTTTTCCCTGCTGCATGGGCGCGGTATGCGGAGGCGAGGCCGGGATCACTTTGTCTGGTGCCACCTAAAACTCGTTTGCCCGAATTAGAACGAGATTATCGTCTCATGAGTGAAATGATCTTCGGCGAGAAGCCTACATTCGATGAGCTATTGGCAAAGCTGCGAGGTATCGAAGCACAAATCAATGAAAAGGCGGGAGGATAG